From a single Kitasatospora azatica KCTC 9699 genomic region:
- the nucS gene encoding endonuclease NucS has product MRLVIARCSVDYAGRLSAHLPSATRLILVKADGSVSIHADDRAYKPLNWMSPPCTLKEADGSWTVENKAGEKLIITLEEVLHDSSHELGVDPGLIKDGVEAHLQELLADRMEVLGAGWSLVRREYPTAIGPVDILCRDAAGGTVAVEIKRRGEIDGVEQLTRYLELLNRDPLLAPVKGIFAAQEIKPQARVLANDRGIDCVVLDYDELRGIDDDKLKLF; this is encoded by the coding sequence ATGCGTCTTGTCATCGCCCGTTGCTCTGTCGACTACGCCGGTCGGCTCTCCGCCCACCTGCCCTCCGCCACCAGGCTGATCCTGGTCAAGGCCGACGGGAGCGTGAGCATCCACGCCGACGACCGCGCCTACAAGCCGCTCAACTGGATGTCGCCGCCGTGCACCCTCAAGGAGGCCGACGGCTCGTGGACGGTCGAGAACAAAGCCGGCGAGAAGCTGATCATCACTTTGGAAGAAGTGCTGCACGACTCCTCGCACGAGCTGGGCGTCGACCCCGGGCTGATCAAGGACGGCGTCGAGGCGCACCTGCAGGAGCTGCTGGCCGACCGGATGGAGGTGCTCGGCGCCGGCTGGTCGCTGGTCCGCCGCGAATACCCCACCGCGATCGGCCCGGTCGACATCCTCTGCCGCGACGCGGCGGGTGGCACGGTCGCCGTGGAGATCAAGCGCCGCGGCGAGATCGACGGCGTCGAGCAGCTCACCCGCTACCTGGAGCTCCTCAACCGCGACCCGCTGCTCGCCCCGGTCAAGGGCATCTTCGCCGCCCAGGAGATCAAGCCCCAGGCCCGCGTGCTGGCCAACGACCGCGGCATCGACTGCGTGGTACTGGACTACGACGAGCTGCGCGGGATCGACGACGACAAGCTGAAGCTCTTCTGA
- a CDS encoding ATP-binding protein, translating to MAQPSGEFGQENLRVRAGDLVAGRYLVTVSGVDGSDVQPCPPDRRPVLRRRLDGDNRSGGRPAVGPGPSPAVGPLALGAGLADLPLLDREAEVAQLLGMLAEGRSIRLTGEAGSGRSALLAAVAEAAGELAPHGVIQLCGHRRTAEDLLQDLFAATYQAPEYRPGATELPELLAQVGAVVVIDEVVPDGAELEQLLATAPECAFLISAAPGSGGALPVGSRLEDHAVGGLSRTACLALTARLAGRALDETERAWAVDLWFESQGLPLRFVQAAALLRRRDTEVDALLAAEEDRRSVFGGPVGDRPEEEYADPAVHEAELRETVPLPSVAEAAAPALLLVDGLSEEAQEVLRLAVAFGGECPTAPHLPALIDVDHGESALRELVECGLAQSIGGHHRLTSGVVEALAPVWGIDRARTEGAAQHFSWWVGHGSVSSAQIAAEAEVVLGALQADRAAGRTAAVLSLARAAAPALALTLRWGAWRQVLDLGAAVAREAGSPRDEAWFLHESGVYWLCLDVPQRARTALEAASALRGAAGDSRAVLASRRLLTLLQEAERTPVVAEDQTQVIRRPVIRVLAQRSWNSATMLRGWSRRNVLLAAGGLVALAVVGTAVGVLGSGSAGSGGTGGTGGDNGVSGTVLTGGTGAASATATGSASGTASATASGSASDSASATASGSATATGTDSASASAGPTHGRSGSPSGTATRPGDPGTTQPPTQPAPTTTSAPAPTTTSASPTKTPPPPSSTPPSTPPSSPPTPTPTATASATATNTASPPTSP from the coding sequence GTGGCACAGCCATCCGGTGAATTCGGGCAGGAGAACCTGCGCGTGCGAGCGGGCGACCTGGTCGCAGGGCGGTACTTGGTGACCGTCTCCGGAGTGGACGGCTCCGACGTCCAGCCGTGCCCGCCCGACCGCCGTCCGGTCCTGCGTCGGCGGCTCGACGGTGACAACCGGTCCGGCGGCCGACCCGCCGTCGGCCCCGGACCCAGTCCGGCCGTCGGCCCGCTCGCGCTCGGCGCCGGGCTGGCCGACCTGCCGCTGCTGGACCGCGAGGCCGAGGTCGCCCAGCTGCTCGGCATGCTCGCCGAGGGCCGCTCGATCCGGCTGACCGGCGAGGCGGGTTCGGGCCGCAGTGCGCTGCTCGCAGCCGTCGCCGAGGCCGCGGGCGAACTCGCCCCGCACGGCGTGATCCAGCTGTGCGGGCACCGGCGGACCGCCGAGGACCTGCTGCAGGACCTGTTCGCCGCCACCTACCAGGCCCCCGAGTACCGCCCGGGCGCGACCGAACTGCCCGAACTGCTCGCCCAGGTGGGCGCCGTGGTGGTGATCGACGAGGTGGTCCCGGACGGCGCCGAACTGGAGCAGCTGCTGGCCACCGCCCCCGAGTGCGCCTTCCTGATATCCGCCGCGCCCGGCTCCGGCGGCGCGCTGCCGGTCGGCTCCCGGCTGGAGGACCACGCCGTCGGCGGCCTGTCCAGGACCGCCTGCCTGGCGCTCACCGCCCGGCTGGCCGGCCGCGCGCTGGACGAGACCGAACGGGCCTGGGCGGTCGACCTCTGGTTCGAGTCGCAGGGCCTGCCGCTGCGCTTCGTCCAGGCCGCGGCGCTGCTGCGGCGGCGCGACACCGAGGTGGACGCGCTGCTGGCCGCCGAGGAGGACCGGCGCAGTGTCTTCGGCGGGCCGGTCGGCGACCGGCCGGAGGAGGAGTACGCGGACCCCGCCGTCCACGAGGCCGAACTGCGCGAGACCGTGCCGCTGCCCTCGGTCGCCGAGGCCGCGGCGCCCGCGCTGCTGCTGGTGGACGGCCTCAGCGAGGAGGCGCAGGAGGTGCTGCGGCTCGCCGTGGCGTTCGGCGGCGAGTGCCCGACCGCGCCGCACCTGCCCGCGCTGATCGACGTGGACCACGGCGAGAGCGCGCTGCGCGAGCTGGTGGAGTGCGGCCTCGCCCAGTCGATCGGTGGCCACCACCGGCTGACCTCAGGGGTGGTGGAGGCGCTGGCGCCGGTCTGGGGAATCGACCGGGCCCGCACCGAGGGCGCGGCCCAGCACTTCTCCTGGTGGGTCGGCCACGGCTCGGTGAGCAGCGCGCAGATCGCCGCCGAGGCCGAGGTGGTGCTCGGTGCGCTGCAGGCCGACCGGGCGGCCGGCCGGACCGCCGCGGTGCTGAGCCTGGCCCGGGCGGCCGCCCCCGCGCTCGCCCTGACCCTGCGCTGGGGCGCCTGGCGGCAGGTGCTCGACCTCGGCGCCGCGGTGGCCCGGGAGGCCGGCAGCCCCCGGGACGAGGCCTGGTTCCTGCACGAGTCCGGCGTCTACTGGCTCTGCCTCGACGTCCCGCAGCGGGCCAGGACGGCCCTGGAGGCCGCCAGCGCGCTGCGCGGTGCCGCCGGCGACTCGCGCGCCGTGCTCGCCTCGCGGCGGCTGCTGACGCTCCTTCAGGAGGCCGAGCGGACACCCGTGGTGGCGGAGGACCAGACCCAGGTGATCCGCCGCCCGGTGATCCGGGTGCTGGCCCAGCGCTCCTGGAACTCGGCCACCATGCTGCGCGGCTGGTCGCGCCGGAACGTGCTGCTGGCCGCCGGCGGACTGGTGGCGCTGGCCGTGGTGGGCACAGCCGTCGGCGTGCTGGGCTCCGGCTCCGCCGGCAGCGGTGGGACCGGCGGGACCGGCGGCGACAACGGGGTGTCGGGCACGGTGCTGACCGGCGGGACCGGGGCGGCCTCGGCCACCGCGACCGGCAGTGCGTCGGGGACGGCCTCCGCCACGGCCTCGGGCAGCGCCTCCGACTCGGCATCGGCCACCGCCTCGGGCAGCGCCACGGCCACCGGCACGGACAGCGCGAGTGCGAGCGCCGGCCCGACCCACGGGCGCAGCGGCTCCCCGTCCGGTACGGCGACGCGCCCGGGGGACCCGGGAACGACGCAGCCGCCGACGCAGCCGGCCCCGACGACGACGAGCGCGCCGGCGCCGACGACCACGAGCGCGTCGCCTACGAAGACGCCTCCGCCGCCGAGCAGCACGCCGCCGTCGACCCCGCCGAGCAGCCCGCCCACGCCGACCCCCACGGCCACCGCTTCGGCGACCGCGACGAACACCGCGTCGCCACCCACCAGCCCGTGA
- a CDS encoding response regulator has translation MIRVLVAEDQAAVRAALVMILRSEPGIEVVGEAADGEQAVSRALELRPDVVLMDVQMPRLDGVAATRQIVAAGAAQVLMLTTFDLDEYVHGALRAGAAGFLLKDVEADSLIEGIRTVARGDGMLAPSVTRRLISSFAGRPAADHTALAALTEREREVLAAIGAGLSNGQIARRLEMAEATTKTHVSRILAKLDLRSRVQAAILAQDLGLTPPAAGGAAQPPR, from the coding sequence GTGATCAGGGTGCTGGTGGCGGAGGATCAGGCGGCGGTCCGGGCCGCGCTGGTGATGATCCTGCGCAGCGAGCCCGGGATCGAGGTGGTCGGCGAGGCAGCCGACGGCGAACAGGCCGTCAGCCGGGCCCTGGAGCTGCGCCCGGACGTGGTGCTGATGGACGTTCAGATGCCTCGGCTGGACGGCGTCGCGGCCACCCGGCAGATCGTCGCGGCCGGCGCCGCTCAGGTGCTGATGCTGACCACCTTCGACCTGGACGAGTACGTGCACGGCGCGCTGCGGGCCGGCGCGGCCGGCTTCCTGCTCAAGGACGTGGAGGCGGACAGCCTGATCGAGGGCATCCGCACGGTGGCCCGGGGCGACGGCATGCTGGCGCCCTCGGTCACCCGACGCCTGATCAGCTCCTTCGCCGGCCGACCGGCTGCCGACCACACCGCGCTGGCCGCCCTCACCGAGCGCGAGCGCGAGGTGCTGGCCGCGATCGGCGCGGGCCTGTCCAACGGCCAGATCGCCCGCCGGCTCGAGATGGCCGAGGCCACCACCAAGACCCATGTGAGTCGGATCCTGGCCAAGCTCGACCTGCGCAGCCGGGTCCAGGCCGCGATCCTGGCCCAGGACTTGGGCCTCACCCCGCCCGCGGCCGGCGGAGCCGCCCAGCCGCCGCGCTGA
- a CDS encoding ABC transporter permease subunit translates to MASFPAILQSEWTKIRTVRSTIWTLLLAFLVTAALGALISLLTKNNFADFTKDSKTPFDATATSFAGIVLGEIAMIVFGVLAIGNEYSSGMIRVSLAAVPQRGTLLTGKSVVIGVLALLVSLLTAFVTFFLGQALLGGHHTTLGSPHVLRAVFGAAVYLTLLCLFSAGVTAMLHNQTLALGVLVPFFFLLSPILSAVPKVKNVAHYFPDYAGRQMLMVFQEPSAPYGWLAGFFICGGWTLLALLGGAAVLKKRDA, encoded by the coding sequence ATGGCCTCCTTCCCCGCGATCCTGCAGTCCGAGTGGACCAAGATCCGCACCGTCCGCTCCACCATCTGGACCCTGCTGCTGGCCTTCCTGGTGACGGCCGCGCTGGGCGCGCTGATCTCGCTGCTCACCAAGAACAACTTCGCCGACTTCACCAAGGACTCGAAGACCCCGTTCGACGCCACCGCGACCAGCTTCGCCGGCATCGTGCTCGGCGAGATCGCGATGATCGTCTTCGGCGTGCTGGCCATCGGCAACGAGTACAGCAGCGGGATGATCCGGGTCTCGCTGGCCGCCGTGCCGCAGCGCGGCACCCTGCTGACCGGCAAGTCGGTGGTGATCGGCGTGCTGGCGCTGCTGGTCTCGCTGCTGACCGCCTTCGTCACCTTCTTCCTCGGGCAGGCGCTGCTCGGCGGGCACCACACCACCCTGGGCTCACCGCACGTGCTGCGCGCGGTCTTCGGTGCGGCGGTCTACCTGACCCTGCTCTGCCTCTTCTCGGCCGGAGTGACCGCGATGCTGCACAACCAGACACTGGCGCTGGGCGTGCTGGTCCCGTTCTTCTTCCTGCTCTCGCCGATCCTCTCGGCGGTGCCCAAGGTCAAGAACGTCGCGCACTACTTCCCCGACTACGCGGGACGCCAGATGCTGATGGTCTTCCAGGAGCCGAGCGCGCCCTACGGCTGGCTGGCCGGATTCTTCATCTGCGGCGGCTGGACCCTGCTGGCGCTGCTGGGCGGCGCCGCGGTGCTGAAGAAGCGCGACGCCTGA
- a CDS encoding sensor histidine kinase, producing MIKAQLSPRQEDLAIAAGGLIGGLLLVAFRAYDYHGVPVWLTVLLLVAMAGLEPLRRTHPGWTVCVGGLVFTAAVFAGSLLATVIMYTDLLYAGALYGPPRMSVVQRLCGAASTLVLTGLAALYGTVGGALLVAVFVALVLLAPVWTADVVRKHRDRADAERLRAEQTALLAELDRRGAVVAERARMARELHDVVANHLSAIAIHATGAQSLARRQQRPTEDPLLSTLAVIRENSVQGLAEMRRMIGLLRDGGEQQDSYQAPRLEALDALLAKAREAGRAAGLSFEAEQCGERTELPAPVELAAYRIVQESLTNALKHASSGTVRLRLLHRPERVEIAVDSPYRAGAGQRLPGARAGLVGMGERAQLLGGSFRAGPCGDQWCVRAILPLVPAVGPGEDT from the coding sequence GTGATCAAGGCGCAGCTCTCCCCCCGTCAGGAGGACCTCGCGATCGCCGCGGGCGGGCTGATCGGCGGCCTGCTGCTGGTCGCCTTCCGCGCGTACGACTACCACGGCGTGCCGGTCTGGCTGACGGTCCTGCTGCTGGTGGCGATGGCCGGCCTGGAGCCGCTGCGGCGGACCCACCCGGGGTGGACGGTCTGCGTGGGCGGCCTGGTCTTCACCGCGGCCGTGTTCGCCGGCAGCCTGCTGGCCACCGTGATCATGTACACCGACCTGCTCTATGCCGGCGCACTCTACGGGCCGCCCCGGATGTCGGTGGTGCAGCGGCTGTGCGGGGCGGCCTCGACCCTGGTACTGACCGGCCTGGCCGCGCTGTACGGCACGGTCGGCGGGGCGCTGCTGGTGGCGGTCTTCGTGGCGCTGGTCCTGCTGGCGCCGGTGTGGACCGCCGACGTCGTGCGCAAGCACCGCGACCGGGCCGACGCCGAGCGCCTGCGGGCCGAGCAGACCGCGCTGCTGGCCGAACTCGACCGGCGCGGCGCGGTGGTCGCCGAGCGGGCCCGGATGGCCCGCGAGCTGCACGACGTGGTGGCCAACCACCTGTCCGCGATCGCGATCCACGCCACCGGCGCGCAGTCGCTGGCCCGCCGTCAGCAGCGCCCGACCGAGGACCCGCTGCTCAGCACCCTCGCGGTGATCCGGGAGAACAGCGTGCAGGGGCTGGCCGAGATGCGCCGCATGATCGGTCTGCTGCGGGACGGCGGGGAGCAGCAGGACAGTTACCAGGCGCCCAGGCTGGAGGCCTTGGACGCGCTGCTGGCCAAGGCCCGGGAGGCCGGCCGGGCCGCCGGGCTGAGCTTCGAGGCCGAGCAGTGCGGCGAGCGCACCGAGCTGCCGGCCCCGGTGGAGCTGGCCGCCTACCGGATCGTCCAGGAGTCGCTGACCAACGCGCTCAAGCACGCCTCGAGCGGCACCGTGCGGCTACGGCTGCTGCACCGCCCCGAGCGGGTGGAGATCGCGGTGGACAGCCCGTACCGGGCGGGCGCCGGACAGCGATTGCCCGGCGCCCGGGCCGGTCTGGTCGGCATGGGGGAGCGGGCCCAGCTGCTCGGCGGCAGCTTCCGGGCCGGGCCGTGCGGGGACCAGTGGTGCGTGCGGGCGATACTGCCACTGGTGCCGGCGGTCGGGCCTGGGGAGGACACATGA
- a CDS encoding ABC transporter ATP-binding protein produces the protein MIELHELTKRYGDKTAVDGLTFQVPQGVVTGFLGPNGAGKSTTMRLILDLDRPTSGKVTIDGKGYGHLSEPLKYIGALLEAQAVHPGRTARNHLLWLAQSNRIPITRVDEVLGLVGLTEVANKKARGFSLGMRQRLGIASALLGDPEILMFDEPVNGLDPEGILWIRNLMKRLAGEGRTVFVSSHLMSEMALTAEHLVVIGRGMLLADLPMAEFIEQNSRSAVRVRTPHPEQLLDALARQSITAEPGPDGSYEVVGGDPAKLGELAAAHGITLHELSLQRASLEEAFMQMTADSVEYHAGLNGGLTGGLDGGIDGGIDGADARTRDAAVGGPATWGAGWQQQSHKKGAN, from the coding sequence ATGATCGAACTGCACGAGCTGACCAAGCGCTACGGTGACAAGACCGCTGTGGACGGGCTGACCTTCCAGGTGCCCCAGGGCGTCGTCACCGGCTTCCTCGGCCCCAACGGCGCCGGCAAGTCCACCACCATGCGACTGATCCTCGACCTCGACCGCCCGACCAGCGGCAAGGTCACCATCGACGGCAAGGGCTACGGCCACCTCAGCGAACCGCTCAAGTACATCGGCGCGCTGTTGGAGGCTCAGGCGGTGCACCCGGGCCGGACCGCACGCAACCACCTGCTCTGGCTGGCCCAGAGCAACCGGATCCCGATCACCCGGGTCGACGAGGTGCTCGGCCTGGTCGGGCTGACCGAGGTGGCGAACAAGAAGGCCCGCGGCTTCTCGCTCGGCATGCGCCAGCGCCTGGGCATCGCCTCCGCCCTGCTCGGCGACCCGGAGATCCTGATGTTCGACGAGCCGGTCAACGGGCTCGACCCCGAGGGCATCCTGTGGATCCGCAATCTGATGAAGCGGCTGGCGGGCGAGGGCCGCACGGTGTTCGTCTCCTCGCACCTGATGAGCGAGATGGCGCTGACCGCCGAGCACCTGGTGGTGATCGGCAGGGGCATGCTGCTGGCCGACCTGCCGATGGCCGAGTTCATCGAGCAGAACTCCCGCTCGGCGGTGCGGGTGCGCACCCCGCACCCGGAGCAGCTGCTGGACGCACTGGCCCGCCAGTCGATCACCGCCGAGCCGGGCCCGGACGGCTCCTACGAGGTGGTCGGCGGCGACCCCGCCAAGCTCGGCGAACTCGCCGCCGCGCACGGCATCACGCTGCACGAACTGAGCCTGCAGCGCGCCTCGCTGGAGGAGGCCTTCATGCAGATGACCGCCGACTCGGTGGAGTACCACGCGGGTCTCAACGGAGGTCTCACCGGAGGTCTCGACGGGGGCATCGACGGGGGCATCGACGGCGCCGACGCCCGGACCCGGGACGCCGCCGTCGGCGGACCGGCCACCTGGGGAGCGGGCTGGCAGCAGCAGAGCCACAAGAAAGGCGCGAACTGA
- a CDS encoding LLM class flavin-dependent oxidoreductase, whose amino-acid sequence MTQTRADLPPLAAPDLPPVTAPERGGCHPAAQDTVRVGAFLLSAQFPGQTHAQALDRTVAATVAAERAGLDAVWLAEHHFVPYGVCPNAATLAALLLGRTRRIQLGTAVSVLSTSHPVALGEQAALLHLTSGGRFTLGVGRGGPWIDLAVFGSGVAAYEEGFAERLDLLLSWLRGSRVRADGPQFSFPEVAVVPRAVEPARLSGNELANWLGLTPGPALRFPRQRTETGPSTETGTAGGPPVVVACTSPGSVKLAAERGLPMLLGMHSGDDDKLAMLTAYRTAWRAAGRGEEQLARVEREHVAAGVAQVADRSPAARATLLQAMPGWFEYGLGAHRTVDGRERRMRDPYAYTELLCDLHAVGTPRQCADRLLATVERTGIRRFALLAEGSGDQEATLHNIARLGAEVLPQLS is encoded by the coding sequence GTGACCCAGACCCGCGCCGATCTTCCCCCGCTGGCTGCTCCCGACCTCCCCCCGGTCACCGCACCGGAGCGCGGCGGCTGCCATCCAGCGGCCCAGGACACCGTCCGGGTCGGTGCCTTCCTGCTCTCCGCCCAGTTCCCCGGCCAGACCCACGCCCAGGCACTGGACCGGACGGTGGCCGCCACCGTCGCGGCCGAGCGGGCCGGACTGGACGCCGTCTGGCTGGCCGAGCACCACTTCGTGCCGTACGGGGTCTGCCCGAACGCGGCCACCCTGGCGGCGCTGCTGCTCGGCCGGACCCGGCGGATCCAACTCGGCACGGCGGTCAGCGTGCTCTCCACCAGTCACCCGGTGGCCCTCGGCGAACAGGCCGCGCTGCTCCACCTGACCTCCGGCGGCCGGTTCACCCTCGGCGTCGGGCGCGGCGGGCCGTGGATCGACCTGGCGGTCTTCGGCAGCGGCGTGGCCGCCTACGAGGAGGGCTTCGCCGAACGGTTGGACCTGCTGCTCAGCTGGCTGCGCGGCTCCCGAGTCCGGGCGGACGGACCGCAGTTCAGCTTCCCCGAGGTCGCGGTGGTGCCCCGGGCCGTGGAGCCGGCCCGGCTCAGCGGCAACGAACTCGCCAACTGGCTGGGCCTGACGCCCGGGCCCGCGCTGCGCTTCCCGCGCCAGCGCACCGAGACCGGCCCCTCGACCGAGACGGGCACCGCCGGCGGGCCGCCGGTGGTGGTCGCCTGCACCTCGCCCGGCAGCGTCAAACTGGCCGCCGAGCGCGGCCTGCCGATGCTCCTCGGCATGCACTCCGGCGATGACGACAAGCTCGCCATGCTGACCGCCTACCGCACCGCCTGGCGGGCTGCCGGACGCGGCGAGGAGCAGCTCGCCCGGGTGGAGCGCGAGCACGTGGCCGCCGGGGTGGCTCAGGTGGCCGACCGCTCCCCCGCCGCCCGGGCCACCCTGCTGCAGGCGATGCCGGGCTGGTTCGAGTACGGGCTCGGCGCGCACCGCACGGTGGACGGCCGCGAGCGGCGGATGCGCGACCCGTACGCCTACACCGAGCTGCTCTGCGACCTGCACGCGGTGGGCACGCCCCGGCAGTGCGCGGACCGGCTGCTGGCCACCGTCGAGCGGACCGGGATCCGGCGGTTCGCCCTGCTCGCCGAGGGTTCGGGCGACCAGGAGGCCACCCTGCACAACATCGCCCGACTGGGGGCCGAGGTCCTGCCCCAGCTGAGTTGA
- a CDS encoding 3-hydroxyacyl-CoA dehydrogenase family protein, with amino-acid sequence MSSVSTQRQQIAVIGAGLMGAGIAQVSAQAGHPVVLRDVTEQALRRGLDGIEASYAKFVSKGKLTEEEAAAALGRITTTTDLGAVGEADIVIEAVFEQLEVKEAVFRELDKIAKDGAVLGSNTSAIPITRIAAVTERPESVVGVHFFSPVPLMRLVELVRGYKTSDATLATARGFAEGVGKEVVVVNRDVAGFITTRLITALVVEAAKLYESGVATAEDIDTACRLGFGHPMGPLQTADLTGVDILLHAARNIYAETQDEKFAAPEIMARMVTAGDLGRKSGQGFYGYQG; translated from the coding sequence ATGAGCAGTGTTTCCACGCAGCGTCAGCAGATCGCCGTGATCGGCGCCGGACTCATGGGCGCGGGCATCGCGCAGGTGTCCGCGCAGGCCGGGCACCCGGTGGTGCTGCGGGACGTCACCGAGCAGGCGCTGCGCCGCGGGTTGGACGGCATCGAGGCCTCGTACGCCAAGTTCGTCAGCAAGGGCAAGCTGACCGAGGAGGAGGCCGCGGCCGCGCTCGGGCGGATCACCACCACCACCGACCTCGGTGCGGTGGGCGAGGCCGACATCGTGATCGAGGCGGTCTTCGAGCAGCTGGAGGTCAAGGAGGCGGTCTTCCGCGAGCTCGACAAGATCGCCAAGGACGGGGCGGTGCTGGGCAGCAACACCTCGGCCATCCCGATCACCCGGATCGCGGCGGTCACCGAGCGGCCGGAGTCCGTGGTCGGCGTGCACTTCTTCTCGCCGGTCCCGCTGATGCGCCTGGTCGAGCTGGTCCGCGGCTACAAGACCAGCGACGCCACGTTGGCCACCGCCCGCGGCTTCGCCGAGGGGGTGGGCAAGGAGGTGGTCGTGGTCAACCGGGACGTGGCCGGCTTCATCACCACCCGCCTGATCACCGCCCTGGTGGTGGAGGCCGCCAAGCTCTACGAGTCGGGCGTGGCCACCGCCGAGGACATCGACACCGCCTGCCGGCTCGGCTTCGGCCACCCGATGGGCCCGCTGCAGACCGCCGACCTGACCGGTGTGGACATCCTGCTGCACGCCGCCCGCAACATCTACGCCGAGACCCAGGACGAGAAGTTCGCCGCCCCGGAGATCATGGCCCGGATGGTCACCGCCGGAGACCTCGGTCGCAAGAGCGGCCAGGGCTTCTACGGCTACCAGGGCTGA
- a CDS encoding SCO5389 family protein has translation MSLDVSPALLEKAERGEVDEREFVDCVRTSLPYAWDLISSLVAQMEVDGTGFADNQVPPPSEQARGQLLRAMASDAIRGALQRHFGVQLAFQNCHRVAVFGPSAEAEERHRRFTSVRAQLLNQSPGLRDC, from the coding sequence ATGTCGCTCGACGTCTCACCGGCTCTTCTGGAGAAGGCCGAGCGAGGCGAGGTCGACGAGCGGGAGTTCGTCGACTGCGTCCGTACGTCCCTGCCCTACGCCTGGGACCTGATCAGCTCGCTCGTCGCCCAGATGGAGGTCGACGGCACCGGCTTCGCGGACAACCAAGTCCCGCCGCCGAGCGAGCAGGCGCGTGGCCAGCTGCTGCGCGCGATGGCGAGTGACGCCATCCGCGGCGCCCTGCAGCGGCACTTCGGGGTGCAGCTGGCCTTCCAGAACTGCCACCGGGTGGCGGTCTTCGGGCCGTCCGCCGAGGCCGAGGAGCGCCACCGGCGCTTCACTTCGGTCCGGGCCCAGCTGCTGAACCAGTCGCCGGGCCTGCGCGACTGTTGA
- a CDS encoding alpha/beta fold hydrolase, whose protein sequence is MTDLSVRDSGGAGTPLLLLHAFPLNSAMWRGQLDGSLGAVRVLAPDLPGFGASPAPAGEPSLDDWADQLAQVLDRAGVARAVVGGLSMGGYLAMAFARRHGDRLAGLLLADTKASTDAPAALTNRERIASAVLARQSVALLLEEKTEASLLGTEAGEELAEEVRGLIGAATPEGVAWAQRAMAGRADSFATLAGLAVPAAVVVGEDDRLTPVDDAEDLVLTLPDAELTVIPGVGHLSALEAPAAFNAALGALLRRVR, encoded by the coding sequence ATGACCGATCTCTCCGTACGTGACAGCGGCGGTGCGGGTACGCCCCTGCTCCTGCTGCACGCCTTCCCGCTCAACTCGGCGATGTGGCGCGGCCAGCTGGACGGCTCGCTGGGCGCGGTCCGGGTGCTGGCCCCGGACCTGCCGGGCTTCGGCGCCTCACCGGCCCCGGCCGGCGAGCCCTCGCTGGACGACTGGGCGGACCAACTGGCCCAGGTGCTGGACCGGGCCGGGGTGGCGCGCGCGGTGGTCGGCGGACTGTCGATGGGCGGCTACCTGGCTATGGCCTTCGCCCGACGGCACGGGGACCGGTTGGCCGGGCTGCTGCTCGCGGACACCAAGGCGAGCACCGACGCCCCGGCGGCGCTGACCAACCGGGAGCGGATCGCCAGTGCGGTGCTGGCCCGGCAGAGCGTGGCGCTGCTGCTCGAGGAGAAGACCGAGGCCTCCCTGCTCGGTACCGAGGCCGGCGAGGAACTGGCCGAGGAGGTACGGGGATTGATCGGTGCGGCGACACCCGAAGGGGTGGCCTGGGCGCAGCGGGCGATGGCCGGGCGGGCGGACTCCTTCGCGACCCTGGCGGGCCTCGCGGTGCCGGCCGCGGTGGTGGTGGGGGAGGACGACCGGCTGACCCCGGTGGACGACGCCGAGGACCTGGTGCTGACCCTGCCGGACGCCGAACTCACGGTGATCCCGGGCGTCGGACACCTGAGCGCCCTGGAGGCGCCGGCGGCCTTCAACGCGGCACTGGGGGCCCTGCTGCGCCGGGTGCGTTAG
- a CDS encoding STAS domain-containing protein, with translation MEYPEACGQAVLGLEGGLDVRSAADARARLHRAVDHGAGDLVLDLGGLESWDATGLGVIMGTHRRAGRLGRRLVLRSVPPQLQRLLVATRLHRILAVEGAVADPLGATLPGLAGVPGAGALPSVIAPTL, from the coding sequence GTGGAGTACCCGGAAGCCTGCGGCCAGGCTGTCCTCGGCCTGGAGGGCGGTCTGGACGTGCGCAGCGCCGCCGACGCCCGGGCCCGGCTGCACCGGGCCGTCGACCACGGCGCCGGCGACCTGGTGCTGGACCTCGGCGGCCTGGAGTCCTGGGACGCCACCGGGCTCGGCGTGATCATGGGCACCCACCGGCGGGCCGGCCGGCTCGGCCGCCGGCTGGTGCTGCGCTCCGTCCCGCCGCAGCTGCAGCGGCTGCTGGTGGCCACCCGGCTGCACCGGATCCTCGCGGTCGAGGGCGCGGTGGCCGATCCGCTCGGCGCCACCCTGCCCGGCCTGGCCGGCGTTCCGGGGGCCGGAGCGCTGCCCTCGGTGATCGCGCCGACGCTCTGA